Proteins co-encoded in one Mycobacterium mantenii genomic window:
- a CDS encoding SRPBCC family protein — protein sequence MRIGHSVIRDTIVDGTRPCHQAYVASLPWYMGLKDYRGDIRIEDHPNGCRIIWTVRCTPRIPGFGNFMQSRIGASYARLAEALAHEAERAPRE from the coding sequence ATGCGCATCGGACACAGCGTGATTCGCGACACGATCGTCGATGGAACGCGACCATGTCATCAGGCCTATGTCGCATCACTTCCTTGGTATATGGGGCTGAAGGATTACCGGGGCGATATCCGCATCGAAGATCACCCGAACGGGTGCCGCATCATATGGACCGTGAGGTGCACACCGCGCATCCCCGGCTTCGGAAATTTCATGCAGTCCAGGATTGGCGCGTCCTATGCGCGCCTGGCCGAGGCCCTGGCCCACGAGGCAGAGCGCGCACCCCGCGAGTGA
- a CDS encoding IS110 family transposase, which translates to MTSPRRIVIGVDTHLDTIHVAAITDTCRPLSDAEFRTNPTGYYIAVQWARSLGEVLIAGVEGTSSYGAGFTQALQDNNIHVIEVNRPDRAARRRQGKSDPLDAYCAACAVLAGHGLTVPKDPNTGALRAADRAPRRRQSPYRGHPADQRSAHHRTG; encoded by the coding sequence GTGACATCCCCACGGCGCATCGTCATCGGCGTCGACACCCACCTGGACACCATCCACGTTGCGGCCATCACCGATACCTGCCGACCCCTCAGCGACGCCGAATTCCGCACCAACCCGACCGGGTACTACATCGCCGTCCAGTGGGCACGAAGCTTGGGGGAAGTCCTGATCGCCGGCGTTGAGGGTACCAGCAGCTACGGCGCCGGATTCACTCAAGCATTGCAGGACAATAACATTCACGTCATCGAGGTCAACCGCCCCGACCGCGCCGCCCGTCGTCGCCAGGGCAAATCCGACCCTCTGGACGCTTATTGCGCCGCCTGCGCGGTGCTGGCTGGCCATGGCCTGACTGTCCCCAAAGACCCCAACACCGGCGCACTGCGCGCTGCTGACCGCGCGCCGCGGCGCCGTCAAAGCCCGTACCGCGGCCATCCAGCAGATCAAAGATCTGCTCATCACCGCACCGGCTGA
- a CDS encoding class I adenylate-forming enzyme family protein, with translation MTTEPVAAAVTPNPLEDGIPFGIKLQQLAEERRDDLGVTIVALDGSATSLTFGELDARANQWGRALAGKGAQKGSLVALAIPNSVHLVLATLGCWKIGAVPVPMHWDLPEWERDRVRDVIDPAVVVDEKTRWELETCAAGESASPLPPVVSPHVNGICSSGSTGVPKVILSLAPSLWTPQHGEPFLSNWTPVAQPQTIMVPAPMYHTNGFATFFFLLAGDHLVILEKFDAALVLDVIERFRITNFTATPTMLARIAARPDVRQRDLSSVVFILQGAAVMPPSLMHTWFELLSPEQIVSAYGMTENLGLTALRGDEWLAHPGSVGRGFRETEIRILDAARKPLGPGEHGEIYLRAPMSAGSRYLGGAAPLPSTEDGFRSAGDIGHLDEDGFLYIVDRRVDMIVTGGANVFPAEVESALAGHPHIADVVVIGLSDTQWGRRVHAVIEAAEGAPLTEQQVIEYAKGRLAHYKAPKTVEFVDAIPRTAATKVNRSAMIEARGG, from the coding sequence ATGACCACCGAACCCGTCGCGGCCGCGGTGACACCCAACCCGCTCGAGGACGGGATCCCGTTCGGGATCAAGCTGCAACAGCTCGCCGAGGAGCGGCGCGACGATCTCGGGGTGACGATTGTCGCGCTCGACGGCAGCGCGACCTCGCTGACCTTCGGTGAACTCGATGCCCGCGCCAACCAGTGGGGCCGGGCACTGGCCGGCAAAGGAGCGCAAAAGGGTTCCCTTGTGGCACTGGCCATTCCGAACTCGGTGCATCTGGTACTGGCGACTCTCGGGTGCTGGAAGATCGGCGCGGTTCCCGTCCCCATGCACTGGGATCTCCCCGAATGGGAGCGGGACCGGGTGCGCGACGTAATCGACCCCGCCGTCGTCGTCGACGAAAAGACACGGTGGGAATTGGAGACCTGCGCCGCCGGCGAGTCCGCAAGCCCGCTGCCCCCCGTCGTTTCCCCGCATGTCAACGGCATCTGCAGCAGCGGTTCGACCGGCGTCCCCAAAGTGATCCTCAGCTTGGCACCGTCGCTGTGGACGCCTCAGCACGGCGAGCCGTTCCTGTCGAACTGGACGCCGGTGGCGCAGCCGCAGACCATCATGGTGCCCGCGCCCATGTATCACACCAACGGCTTCGCCACCTTCTTCTTCCTGCTGGCCGGCGACCACCTTGTCATCCTCGAAAAGTTCGACGCCGCACTGGTGTTGGATGTGATCGAACGATTTCGGATCACCAACTTCACGGCCACGCCCACGATGCTGGCGCGCATCGCGGCCCGGCCCGACGTTCGGCAGCGAGACCTGTCCAGCGTCGTCTTCATCCTGCAGGGCGCCGCTGTGATGCCGCCGTCGCTGATGCACACCTGGTTTGAACTGCTGAGCCCGGAGCAGATCGTGTCGGCGTACGGCATGACGGAGAACCTCGGGCTCACCGCGCTGCGGGGCGACGAGTGGCTCGCTCATCCGGGCAGTGTGGGCCGCGGTTTCCGGGAGACCGAGATTCGCATTCTCGACGCCGCAAGGAAACCGCTTGGCCCCGGTGAACACGGCGAGATATACCTGCGCGCACCGATGAGTGCGGGATCCCGCTACCTGGGTGGTGCGGCACCGCTGCCTTCGACCGAGGACGGCTTCCGCTCCGCGGGCGACATCGGCCACCTCGACGAGGACGGCTTCCTCTACATCGTCGATCGCCGCGTCGACATGATCGTCACCGGCGGAGCCAACGTCTTTCCAGCCGAGGTCGAGTCGGCGCTCGCCGGCCACCCCCACATCGCCGACGTGGTGGTCATCGGGTTGTCCGATACGCAGTGGGGACGCCGGGTGCATGCGGTGATTGAGGCCGCGGAGGGCGCACCGCTGACCGAACAACAGGTGATCGAGTACGCGAAGGGCCGGCTGGCTCACTACAAGGCCCCCAAGACCGTCGAATTCGTCGACGCGATTCCCCGCACCGCGGCGACCAAGGTCAACCGCTCGGCGATGATCGAAGCGCGGGGCGGCTGA
- a CDS encoding HNH endonuclease signature motif containing protein yields MFESTGGRGSPPEVITRLDAMFERLYPASTPESAALLERICSWSRAENQAAGERLAAIGELDTLRLRQYGERETWWTDTWDSISAEIAAALEISHAQASSYLNYSRAMRNRLPKVGSALVSGDISYSAFQTIVFRTDLIDDAEVMAAVDTALALRVQRWPTMTRSRLAAAVDRVVARADRDAVRRRREQQASREFSIWDGGDGLSEVHARLFATDAHAVDARLNALAGTVCESDPRTLQQRRADAMGALAAGAESLQCRCGQPNCSAGASPVPGPVVIHVVANQSTVDGAAPDPGAIVGTDVLIPAELVAQLADSSRLRPLVHPGIASPERGYVPSQTLADFVRCRDLTCRFPGCDCPATEADLDHTIPHSQGGPTHASNLKCLCRQHHLIKTFWGWQDQQLANGTVIWRSPSGDTYVTTPGSALLFPSLCAPTGEIAQPRQRDRVTDRTAMMPRRRRTRAENRAKYIADERRHNRAVRQARQSAQHAASPGPAPPGDGDDDPPPF; encoded by the coding sequence ATGTTCGAATCGACTGGGGGTCGCGGGTCTCCGCCCGAGGTGATCACGCGGTTGGACGCGATGTTCGAGCGCCTCTATCCGGCTTCGACGCCGGAGTCGGCGGCCTTGCTGGAACGGATCTGTTCGTGGTCGCGTGCGGAGAACCAGGCGGCCGGTGAGCGACTGGCGGCAATTGGCGAACTCGATACGCTGCGGCTGCGCCAGTACGGGGAACGCGAGACCTGGTGGACCGACACGTGGGATTCCATATCCGCAGAGATCGCAGCGGCGCTGGAAATAAGCCACGCGCAGGCGTCGAGTTACCTCAACTACTCGCGCGCCATGCGCAATCGCCTACCAAAAGTGGGCTCCGCGTTGGTTTCCGGTGACATCAGTTATTCGGCGTTCCAGACGATCGTGTTCCGCACCGACTTGATCGACGATGCCGAGGTGATGGCCGCGGTCGATACTGCGCTCGCGTTGAGGGTCCAACGATGGCCGACGATGACGCGCTCACGACTGGCCGCCGCGGTGGACCGGGTCGTGGCCCGGGCCGACCGCGACGCGGTCCGGCGTCGCCGCGAGCAGCAAGCGAGTCGTGAGTTCTCCATTTGGGACGGGGGCGACGGCCTGTCGGAGGTTCACGCAAGACTGTTCGCCACCGATGCCCACGCCGTGGACGCCCGGCTGAATGCCTTGGCCGGCACCGTTTGTGAAAGCGACCCGCGAACTCTGCAGCAGCGTCGCGCCGATGCGATGGGGGCGTTGGCGGCCGGAGCCGAAAGTCTGCAGTGCCGCTGCGGGCAGCCGAATTGTTCCGCCGGTGCGAGCCCGGTGCCCGGCCCGGTCGTGATCCACGTAGTGGCCAATCAGTCCACCGTTGACGGCGCCGCGCCAGACCCTGGCGCGATCGTCGGCACCGACGTGCTGATCCCTGCGGAGTTGGTTGCGCAGCTTGCCGACTCGTCGCGACTGCGACCGCTGGTGCATCCCGGGATAGCATCGCCTGAGCGCGGGTATGTCCCTTCGCAGACGCTGGCCGACTTCGTGCGCTGCCGCGACTTAACCTGCCGCTTCCCCGGCTGTGACTGCCCCGCCACCGAAGCCGATCTCGACCACACGATTCCCCACTCTCAGGGCGGCCCGACGCACGCATCCAACCTGAAATGTCTTTGTCGCCAACATCATCTGATCAAAACCTTCTGGGGATGGCAGGATCAGCAGCTGGCCAACGGAACGGTGATCTGGCGCTCCCCGTCGGGGGACACCTACGTGACCACGCCGGGCAGTGCGCTGTTGTTTCCGTCCTTATGCGCACCAACTGGTGAGATAGCCCAGCCGCGCCAGCGCGATCGCGTTACCGATCGGACCGCCATGATGCCCAGGCGGCGGCGCACCCGCGCCGAGAACCGCGCGAAGTACATTGCCGACGAGCGCCGGCATAACCGCGCAGTACGTCAAGCCCGCCAATCCGCACAGCACGCCGCGTCACCCGGCCCCGCCCCACCGGGCGACGGCGATGACGACCCGCCGCCATTCTGA
- a CDS encoding transposase, with translation MQALLTCQPTAHDDATTVAVLIACKALAQRIEFLERQTDDLTAQIDTLTTRLNPALRAAFGVGPDTAAQLLITAGTNTDRLRSEAAFAKLSGAAPIPASSGKTTRHRLCRGGDRAANNALHRIALVRWSHDPRTRDYITRQLAAGRSNKDILRLLKRAIAREMFKHLTAPCPIDDYSDLRPTRQARNITLTSAAAHFGVWPNDISRLERGLKRDDTLAANYRRWLNNQVIDAA, from the coding sequence GTGCAAGCTCTGTTGACGTGCCAGCCGACCGCGCATGACGATGCGACCACGGTCGCGGTGCTGATCGCCTGCAAAGCTTTGGCTCAGCGCATCGAGTTCCTCGAACGCCAAACCGACGATCTGACCGCCCAGATCGACACGCTGACCACCCGCCTCAATCCCGCTCTCCGGGCCGCTTTCGGGGTGGGCCCCGACACCGCCGCTCAATTGCTCATCACCGCTGGCACCAACACCGACCGACTGCGCAGCGAAGCCGCGTTCGCCAAGCTCAGCGGTGCTGCCCCGATTCCGGCCTCCTCCGGGAAAACAACCAGACACCGGCTCTGCCGAGGCGGCGACCGTGCCGCCAACAATGCCCTGCACCGCATCGCCCTGGTCCGCTGGTCGCATGACCCACGCACCCGCGACTACATCACCCGCCAACTGGCCGCCGGTCGCTCCAACAAAGACATCCTGCGTCTGCTCAAACGCGCCATCGCCCGCGAGATGTTCAAACACCTCACCGCGCCCTGCCCAATCGACGACTACAGCGACCTACGCCCCACCCGACAAGCCAGAAACATCACCCTGACCAGCGCCGCAGCACACTTCGGCGTCTGGCCCAACGACATCTCCCGACTCGAACGCGGACTCAAACGCGACGACACCCTCGCCGCGAACTACCGAAGGTGGCTAAACAACCAGGTCATCGACGCCGCTTGA